A DNA window from Ranitomeya imitator isolate aRanImi1 chromosome 2, aRanImi1.pri, whole genome shotgun sequence contains the following coding sequences:
- the LOC138665419 gene encoding uncharacterized protein isoform X11: MACTMHPADPQGGVQIHMQVEDGEIMCVKIKEEEIPADISLYGSSERNPPERRLRLQYSHGLKPEKEEERLNIVLVNTDPMIDGDSSYLDNKEEEIPIDFCPVASEPLGTHSHIVKNRTSSSGRASTFSHTRKRPSAARISDSRGYIEVNSLITAVSHQPAIWDAKDPSYMDRLKRSHAWERVCQEVTDDWDDLHTKTKDRRCKHNERSSNKMAFSEGLLQEGAAAAEEGREERWTSSKEEDILVFSPAPFLEACFGGSPTSLEAEVRRLQHFWKPSR; encoded by the exons ATGGCCTGCACTATGCACCCAGCGGATCCTCAG GGTGGAGTTCAGATACATATGCAAGTCGAGGATGGAGAAATCATGTGTGTGAAGATTAAGGAGGAGGAGATACCTGCTGATATCAGCCTAT ATGGATCCAGTGaaagaaatccaccagagagacgCCTGAGACTTCAGTACTCACATGGCTTAAAGCCAGAGAAAgag gaGGAAAGATTGAATATTGTTCTAGTTAATACTGATCCAATGATTGATGGAGACAGCTCTTACTTGGATAATAAGGAAGAAGAAATTCCTATAGATTTCTGCCCCG TAGCATCGGAACCTCTTGGGACTCATTCACACATTGTTAAGAA CAGGACAAGCAGTAGTGGCAGAGCCAGCACTTTCTCTCACACTCGAAAAAGGCCATCAGCCGCCAG gatatCTGACAGTCGAGGTTACATTGAAGTAAACAGTCTCATAACTGCTGTGTCCCACCAACCGGCCATCTGGGATGCCAAGGACCCCAGTTACATGGACCGGCTTAAGAGGTCCCATGCTTGGGAGCGTGTGTGTCAGGAAGTGACTGACGACTGGGATGACTTGCACACAAAAACCAAAGACCGGCGATGTAAGCacaa TGAAAGATCTTCAAACAAGATGGCGTTCTCTGAAGGACTGTTACAGGAGGGAGCTGCAGCAGCAGAAGAAGGCAGAGAAGAGCGGTGGACCAGCAGTAAAGAGGAAGACATACTTGTATTTTCGCCAGCTCCATTTCTTGAAGCCTGTTTTGGAGGCTCGCCGACAAGTTTGGAAGCAGAAGTCAGGAGACTG CAGCATTTCTGGAAACCTTCGAGATAA
- the LOC138665419 gene encoding uncharacterized protein isoform X6, protein MKQGGVQIHMQVEDGEIMCVKIKEEEIPADISLYGSSERNPPERRLRLQYSHGLKPEKEEERLNIVLVNTDPMIDGDSSYLDNKEEEIPIDFCPVASEPLGTHSHIVKNRTSSSGRASTFSHTRKRPSAARISDSRGYIEVNSLITAVSHQPAIWDAKDPSYMDRLKRSHAWERVCQEVTDDWDDLHTKTKDRRLKDLQTRWRSLKDCYRRELQQQKKAEKSGGPAVKRKTYLYFRQLHFLKPVLEARRQVWKQKSGDCSISGNLRDKTQDKKLEPKSFATFTIPESGATPIVPLMDSAHLEQPQKRRRQEKKSNCTLNSPISSHGVVREHKELEKDADYHFYMYIMAVTKRFSPEKKWAFRMKIMELLQMHSLHQHPSAFHPSHNNYSYTPDDHISPSTYPPAYPHYYPYETSHSSRHSPESSYIHSNQHNSSDPSILCAPPSQPHSPNESPYRSPLSCSSQTPSSQASIDTEGDSSFLDY, encoded by the exons ATGAAGCAG GGTGGAGTTCAGATACATATGCAAGTCGAGGATGGAGAAATCATGTGTGTGAAGATTAAGGAGGAGGAGATACCTGCTGATATCAGCCTAT ATGGATCCAGTGaaagaaatccaccagagagacgCCTGAGACTTCAGTACTCACATGGCTTAAAGCCAGAGAAAgag gaGGAAAGATTGAATATTGTTCTAGTTAATACTGATCCAATGATTGATGGAGACAGCTCTTACTTGGATAATAAGGAAGAAGAAATTCCTATAGATTTCTGCCCCG TAGCATCGGAACCTCTTGGGACTCATTCACACATTGTTAAGAA CAGGACAAGCAGTAGTGGCAGAGCCAGCACTTTCTCTCACACTCGAAAAAGGCCATCAGCCGCCAG gatatCTGACAGTCGAGGTTACATTGAAGTAAACAGTCTCATAACTGCTGTGTCCCACCAACCGGCCATCTGGGATGCCAAGGACCCCAGTTACATGGACCGGCTTAAGAGGTCCCATGCTTGGGAGCGTGTGTGTCAGGAAGTGACTGACGACTGGGATGACTTGCACACAAAAACCAAAGACCGGCGAT TGAAAGATCTTCAAACAAGATGGCGTTCTCTGAAGGACTGTTACAGGAGGGAGCTGCAGCAGCAGAAGAAGGCAGAGAAGAGCGGTGGACCAGCAGTAAAGAGGAAGACATACTTGTATTTTCGCCAGCTCCATTTCTTGAAGCCTGTTTTGGAGGCTCGCCGACAAGTTTGGAAGCAGAAGTCAGGAGACTG CAGCATTTCTGGAAACCTTCGAGATAAGACCCAGGACAAAAAGTTGGAGCCAAAGTCATTTGCTACATTTACAATCCCAGAGTCAGGAGCTACACCTATTGTACCATTAATGGACAGTGCCCACCTGGAACAGCCCCAAAAAAGGAGAAGGCAGGAGAAAAAGTCCAATTGCACCCTGAATTCGCCTATAAGCTCCCACGGAGTTGTCAGGGAACATAAAGAGCTAGAGAAAGATGCAGACTATCACTTCTACATGTATATCATGGCTGTAACTAAAAGATTCTCTCCGGAGAAGAAGTGGGCTTTTAGAATGAAGATTATGGAGCTGCTGCAGATGCATTCTCTTCACCAGCATCCTTCTGCTTTCCATCCCTCCCACAACAACTACTCGTACACACCAGATGATCATATTTCCCCATCTACATACCCACCTGCTTACCCCCACTACTATCCCTATGAAACCTCTCATTCCTCCAGACACTCCCCAGAATCTAGTTATATTCATTCTAACCAGCACAATTCTTCAGACCCATCCATATTGTGTGCCCCTCCTAGTCAGCCACATTCGCCTAATGAATCTCCTTACCGGAGCCCCCTCTCCTGCTCTTCACAGACGCCTTCAAGCCAGGCCAGCATAGACACTGAAGGTGACAGCTCATTTTtggactattaa
- the LOC138665419 gene encoding uncharacterized protein isoform X3: MACTMHPADPQGGVQIHMQVEDGEIMCVKIKEEEIPADISLYGSSERNPPERRLRLQYSHGLKPEKEEERLNIVLVNTDPMIDGDSSYLDNKEEEIPIDFCPASEPLGTHSHIVKNRTSSSGRASTFSHTRKRPSAARISDSRGYIEVNSLITAVSHQPAIWDAKDPSYMDRLKRSHAWERVCQEVTDDWDDLHTKTKDRRLKDLQTRWRSLKDCYRRELQQQKKAEKSGGPAVKRKTYLYFRQLHFLKPVLEARRQVWKQKSGDCSISGNLRDKTQDKKLEPKSFATFTIPESGATPIVPLMDSAHLEQPQKRRRQEKKSNCTLNSPISSHGVVREHKELEKDADYHFYMYIMAVTKRFSPEKKWAFRMKIMELLQMHSLHQHPSAFHPSHNNYSYTPDDHISPSTYPPAYPHYYPYETSHSSRHSPESSYIHSNQHNSSDPSILCAPPSQPHSPNESPYRSPLSCSSQTPSSQASIDTEGDSSFLDY; the protein is encoded by the exons ATGGCCTGCACTATGCACCCAGCGGATCCTCAG GGTGGAGTTCAGATACATATGCAAGTCGAGGATGGAGAAATCATGTGTGTGAAGATTAAGGAGGAGGAGATACCTGCTGATATCAGCCTAT ATGGATCCAGTGaaagaaatccaccagagagacgCCTGAGACTTCAGTACTCACATGGCTTAAAGCCAGAGAAAgag gaGGAAAGATTGAATATTGTTCTAGTTAATACTGATCCAATGATTGATGGAGACAGCTCTTACTTGGATAATAAGGAAGAAGAAATTCCTATAGATTTCTGCCCCG CATCGGAACCTCTTGGGACTCATTCACACATTGTTAAGAA CAGGACAAGCAGTAGTGGCAGAGCCAGCACTTTCTCTCACACTCGAAAAAGGCCATCAGCCGCCAG gatatCTGACAGTCGAGGTTACATTGAAGTAAACAGTCTCATAACTGCTGTGTCCCACCAACCGGCCATCTGGGATGCCAAGGACCCCAGTTACATGGACCGGCTTAAGAGGTCCCATGCTTGGGAGCGTGTGTGTCAGGAAGTGACTGACGACTGGGATGACTTGCACACAAAAACCAAAGACCGGCGAT TGAAAGATCTTCAAACAAGATGGCGTTCTCTGAAGGACTGTTACAGGAGGGAGCTGCAGCAGCAGAAGAAGGCAGAGAAGAGCGGTGGACCAGCAGTAAAGAGGAAGACATACTTGTATTTTCGCCAGCTCCATTTCTTGAAGCCTGTTTTGGAGGCTCGCCGACAAGTTTGGAAGCAGAAGTCAGGAGACTG CAGCATTTCTGGAAACCTTCGAGATAAGACCCAGGACAAAAAGTTGGAGCCAAAGTCATTTGCTACATTTACAATCCCAGAGTCAGGAGCTACACCTATTGTACCATTAATGGACAGTGCCCACCTGGAACAGCCCCAAAAAAGGAGAAGGCAGGAGAAAAAGTCCAATTGCACCCTGAATTCGCCTATAAGCTCCCACGGAGTTGTCAGGGAACATAAAGAGCTAGAGAAAGATGCAGACTATCACTTCTACATGTATATCATGGCTGTAACTAAAAGATTCTCTCCGGAGAAGAAGTGGGCTTTTAGAATGAAGATTATGGAGCTGCTGCAGATGCATTCTCTTCACCAGCATCCTTCTGCTTTCCATCCCTCCCACAACAACTACTCGTACACACCAGATGATCATATTTCCCCATCTACATACCCACCTGCTTACCCCCACTACTATCCCTATGAAACCTCTCATTCCTCCAGACACTCCCCAGAATCTAGTTATATTCATTCTAACCAGCACAATTCTTCAGACCCATCCATATTGTGTGCCCCTCCTAGTCAGCCACATTCGCCTAATGAATCTCCTTACCGGAGCCCCCTCTCCTGCTCTTCACAGACGCCTTCAAGCCAGGCCAGCATAGACACTGAAGGTGACAGCTCATTTTtggactattaa
- the LOC138665419 gene encoding uncharacterized protein isoform X1, whose protein sequence is MACTMHPADPQGGVQIHMQVEDGEIMCVKIKEEEIPADISLYGSSERNPPERRLRLQYSHGLKPEKEEERLNIVLVNTDPMIDGDSSYLDNKEEEIPIDFCPVASEPLGTHSHIVKNRTSSSGRASTFSHTRKRPSAARISDSRGYIEVNSLITAVSHQPAIWDAKDPSYMDRLKRSHAWERVCQEVTDDWDDLHTKTKDRRLKDLQTRWRSLKDCYRRELQQQKKAEKSGGPAVKRKTYLYFRQLHFLKPVLEARRQVWKQKSGDCSISGNLRDKTQDKKLEPKSFATFTIPESGATPIVPLMDSAHLEQPQKRRRQEKKSNCTLNSPISSHGVVREHKELEKDADYHFYMYIMAVTKRFSPEKKWAFRMKIMELLQMHSLHQHPSAFHPSHNNYSYTPDDHISPSTYPPAYPHYYPYETSHSSRHSPESSYIHSNQHNSSDPSILCAPPSQPHSPNESPYRSPLSCSSQTPSSQASIDTEGDSSFLDY, encoded by the exons ATGGCCTGCACTATGCACCCAGCGGATCCTCAG GGTGGAGTTCAGATACATATGCAAGTCGAGGATGGAGAAATCATGTGTGTGAAGATTAAGGAGGAGGAGATACCTGCTGATATCAGCCTAT ATGGATCCAGTGaaagaaatccaccagagagacgCCTGAGACTTCAGTACTCACATGGCTTAAAGCCAGAGAAAgag gaGGAAAGATTGAATATTGTTCTAGTTAATACTGATCCAATGATTGATGGAGACAGCTCTTACTTGGATAATAAGGAAGAAGAAATTCCTATAGATTTCTGCCCCG TAGCATCGGAACCTCTTGGGACTCATTCACACATTGTTAAGAA CAGGACAAGCAGTAGTGGCAGAGCCAGCACTTTCTCTCACACTCGAAAAAGGCCATCAGCCGCCAG gatatCTGACAGTCGAGGTTACATTGAAGTAAACAGTCTCATAACTGCTGTGTCCCACCAACCGGCCATCTGGGATGCCAAGGACCCCAGTTACATGGACCGGCTTAAGAGGTCCCATGCTTGGGAGCGTGTGTGTCAGGAAGTGACTGACGACTGGGATGACTTGCACACAAAAACCAAAGACCGGCGAT TGAAAGATCTTCAAACAAGATGGCGTTCTCTGAAGGACTGTTACAGGAGGGAGCTGCAGCAGCAGAAGAAGGCAGAGAAGAGCGGTGGACCAGCAGTAAAGAGGAAGACATACTTGTATTTTCGCCAGCTCCATTTCTTGAAGCCTGTTTTGGAGGCTCGCCGACAAGTTTGGAAGCAGAAGTCAGGAGACTG CAGCATTTCTGGAAACCTTCGAGATAAGACCCAGGACAAAAAGTTGGAGCCAAAGTCATTTGCTACATTTACAATCCCAGAGTCAGGAGCTACACCTATTGTACCATTAATGGACAGTGCCCACCTGGAACAGCCCCAAAAAAGGAGAAGGCAGGAGAAAAAGTCCAATTGCACCCTGAATTCGCCTATAAGCTCCCACGGAGTTGTCAGGGAACATAAAGAGCTAGAGAAAGATGCAGACTATCACTTCTACATGTATATCATGGCTGTAACTAAAAGATTCTCTCCGGAGAAGAAGTGGGCTTTTAGAATGAAGATTATGGAGCTGCTGCAGATGCATTCTCTTCACCAGCATCCTTCTGCTTTCCATCCCTCCCACAACAACTACTCGTACACACCAGATGATCATATTTCCCCATCTACATACCCACCTGCTTACCCCCACTACTATCCCTATGAAACCTCTCATTCCTCCAGACACTCCCCAGAATCTAGTTATATTCATTCTAACCAGCACAATTCTTCAGACCCATCCATATTGTGTGCCCCTCCTAGTCAGCCACATTCGCCTAATGAATCTCCTTACCGGAGCCCCCTCTCCTGCTCTTCACAGACGCCTTCAAGCCAGGCCAGCATAGACACTGAAGGTGACAGCTCATTTTtggactattaa
- the LOC138665419 gene encoding uncharacterized protein isoform X4, with protein MACTMHPADPQGGVQIHMQVEDGEIMCVKIKEEEIPADISLYGSSERNPPERRLRLQYSHGLKPEKEEERLNIVLVNTDPMIDGDSSYLDNKEEEIPIDFCPVASEPLGTHSHIVKNRTSSSGRASTFSHTRKRPSAARISDSRGYIEVNSLITAVSHQPAIWDAKDPSYMDRLKRSHAWERVCQEVTDDWDDLHTKTKDRRLKDLQTRWRSLKDCYRRELQQQKKAEKSGGPAVKRKTYLYFRQLHFLKPVLEARRQVWKQKSGDCISGNLRDKTQDKKLEPKSFATFTIPESGATPIVPLMDSAHLEQPQKRRRQEKKSNCTLNSPISSHGVVREHKELEKDADYHFYMYIMAVTKRFSPEKKWAFRMKIMELLQMHSLHQHPSAFHPSHNNYSYTPDDHISPSTYPPAYPHYYPYETSHSSRHSPESSYIHSNQHNSSDPSILCAPPSQPHSPNESPYRSPLSCSSQTPSSQASIDTEGDSSFLDY; from the exons ATGGCCTGCACTATGCACCCAGCGGATCCTCAG GGTGGAGTTCAGATACATATGCAAGTCGAGGATGGAGAAATCATGTGTGTGAAGATTAAGGAGGAGGAGATACCTGCTGATATCAGCCTAT ATGGATCCAGTGaaagaaatccaccagagagacgCCTGAGACTTCAGTACTCACATGGCTTAAAGCCAGAGAAAgag gaGGAAAGATTGAATATTGTTCTAGTTAATACTGATCCAATGATTGATGGAGACAGCTCTTACTTGGATAATAAGGAAGAAGAAATTCCTATAGATTTCTGCCCCG TAGCATCGGAACCTCTTGGGACTCATTCACACATTGTTAAGAA CAGGACAAGCAGTAGTGGCAGAGCCAGCACTTTCTCTCACACTCGAAAAAGGCCATCAGCCGCCAG gatatCTGACAGTCGAGGTTACATTGAAGTAAACAGTCTCATAACTGCTGTGTCCCACCAACCGGCCATCTGGGATGCCAAGGACCCCAGTTACATGGACCGGCTTAAGAGGTCCCATGCTTGGGAGCGTGTGTGTCAGGAAGTGACTGACGACTGGGATGACTTGCACACAAAAACCAAAGACCGGCGAT TGAAAGATCTTCAAACAAGATGGCGTTCTCTGAAGGACTGTTACAGGAGGGAGCTGCAGCAGCAGAAGAAGGCAGAGAAGAGCGGTGGACCAGCAGTAAAGAGGAAGACATACTTGTATTTTCGCCAGCTCCATTTCTTGAAGCCTGTTTTGGAGGCTCGCCGACAAGTTTGGAAGCAGAAGTCAGGAGACTG CATTTCTGGAAACCTTCGAGATAAGACCCAGGACAAAAAGTTGGAGCCAAAGTCATTTGCTACATTTACAATCCCAGAGTCAGGAGCTACACCTATTGTACCATTAATGGACAGTGCCCACCTGGAACAGCCCCAAAAAAGGAGAAGGCAGGAGAAAAAGTCCAATTGCACCCTGAATTCGCCTATAAGCTCCCACGGAGTTGTCAGGGAACATAAAGAGCTAGAGAAAGATGCAGACTATCACTTCTACATGTATATCATGGCTGTAACTAAAAGATTCTCTCCGGAGAAGAAGTGGGCTTTTAGAATGAAGATTATGGAGCTGCTGCAGATGCATTCTCTTCACCAGCATCCTTCTGCTTTCCATCCCTCCCACAACAACTACTCGTACACACCAGATGATCATATTTCCCCATCTACATACCCACCTGCTTACCCCCACTACTATCCCTATGAAACCTCTCATTCCTCCAGACACTCCCCAGAATCTAGTTATATTCATTCTAACCAGCACAATTCTTCAGACCCATCCATATTGTGTGCCCCTCCTAGTCAGCCACATTCGCCTAATGAATCTCCTTACCGGAGCCCCCTCTCCTGCTCTTCACAGACGCCTTCAAGCCAGGCCAGCATAGACACTGAAGGTGACAGCTCATTTTtggactattaa
- the LOC138665419 gene encoding uncharacterized protein isoform X12 — translation MACTMHPADPQGGVQIHMQVEDGEIMCVKIKEEEIPADISLYGSSERNPPERRLRLQYSHGLKPEKEEERLNIVLVNTDPMIDGDSSYLDNKEEEIPIDFCPVASEPLGTHSHIVKNRTSSSGRASTFSHTRKRPSAARISDSRGYIEVNSLITAVSHQPAIWDAKDPSYMDRLKRSHAWERVCQEVTDDWDDLHTKTKDRRCKHNERSSNKMAFSEGLLQEGAAAAEEGREERWTSSKEEDILVFSPAPFLEACFGGSPTSLEAEVRRLHFWKPSR, via the exons ATGGCCTGCACTATGCACCCAGCGGATCCTCAG GGTGGAGTTCAGATACATATGCAAGTCGAGGATGGAGAAATCATGTGTGTGAAGATTAAGGAGGAGGAGATACCTGCTGATATCAGCCTAT ATGGATCCAGTGaaagaaatccaccagagagacgCCTGAGACTTCAGTACTCACATGGCTTAAAGCCAGAGAAAgag gaGGAAAGATTGAATATTGTTCTAGTTAATACTGATCCAATGATTGATGGAGACAGCTCTTACTTGGATAATAAGGAAGAAGAAATTCCTATAGATTTCTGCCCCG TAGCATCGGAACCTCTTGGGACTCATTCACACATTGTTAAGAA CAGGACAAGCAGTAGTGGCAGAGCCAGCACTTTCTCTCACACTCGAAAAAGGCCATCAGCCGCCAG gatatCTGACAGTCGAGGTTACATTGAAGTAAACAGTCTCATAACTGCTGTGTCCCACCAACCGGCCATCTGGGATGCCAAGGACCCCAGTTACATGGACCGGCTTAAGAGGTCCCATGCTTGGGAGCGTGTGTGTCAGGAAGTGACTGACGACTGGGATGACTTGCACACAAAAACCAAAGACCGGCGATGTAAGCacaa TGAAAGATCTTCAAACAAGATGGCGTTCTCTGAAGGACTGTTACAGGAGGGAGCTGCAGCAGCAGAAGAAGGCAGAGAAGAGCGGTGGACCAGCAGTAAAGAGGAAGACATACTTGTATTTTCGCCAGCTCCATTTCTTGAAGCCTGTTTTGGAGGCTCGCCGACAAGTTTGGAAGCAGAAGTCAGGAGACTG CATTTCTGGAAACCTTCGAGATAA
- the LOC138665419 gene encoding uncharacterized protein isoform X5 — protein MACTMHPADPQGGVQIHMQVEDGEIMCVKIKEEEIPADISLYGSSERNPPERRLRLQYSHGLKPEKEEERLNIVLVNTDPMIDGDSSYLDNKEEEIPIDFCPASEPLGTHSHIVKKTSSSGRASTFSHTRKRPSAARISDSRGYIEVNSLITAVSHQPAIWDAKDPSYMDRLKRSHAWERVCQEVTDDWDDLHTKTKDRRLKDLQTRWRSLKDCYRRELQQQKKAEKSGGPAVKRKTYLYFRQLHFLKPVLEARRQVWKQKSGDCSISGNLRDKTQDKKLEPKSFATFTIPESGATPIVPLMDSAHLEQPQKRRRQEKKSNCTLNSPISSHGVVREHKELEKDADYHFYMYIMAVTKRFSPEKKWAFRMKIMELLQMHSLHQHPSAFHPSHNNYSYTPDDHISPSTYPPAYPHYYPYETSHSSRHSPESSYIHSNQHNSSDPSILCAPPSQPHSPNESPYRSPLSCSSQTPSSQASIDTEGDSSFLDY, from the exons ATGGCCTGCACTATGCACCCAGCGGATCCTCAG GGTGGAGTTCAGATACATATGCAAGTCGAGGATGGAGAAATCATGTGTGTGAAGATTAAGGAGGAGGAGATACCTGCTGATATCAGCCTAT ATGGATCCAGTGaaagaaatccaccagagagacgCCTGAGACTTCAGTACTCACATGGCTTAAAGCCAGAGAAAgag gaGGAAAGATTGAATATTGTTCTAGTTAATACTGATCCAATGATTGATGGAGACAGCTCTTACTTGGATAATAAGGAAGAAGAAATTCCTATAGATTTCTGCCCCG CATCGGAACCTCTTGGGACTCATTCACACATTGTTAAGAA GACAAGCAGTAGTGGCAGAGCCAGCACTTTCTCTCACACTCGAAAAAGGCCATCAGCCGCCAG gatatCTGACAGTCGAGGTTACATTGAAGTAAACAGTCTCATAACTGCTGTGTCCCACCAACCGGCCATCTGGGATGCCAAGGACCCCAGTTACATGGACCGGCTTAAGAGGTCCCATGCTTGGGAGCGTGTGTGTCAGGAAGTGACTGACGACTGGGATGACTTGCACACAAAAACCAAAGACCGGCGAT TGAAAGATCTTCAAACAAGATGGCGTTCTCTGAAGGACTGTTACAGGAGGGAGCTGCAGCAGCAGAAGAAGGCAGAGAAGAGCGGTGGACCAGCAGTAAAGAGGAAGACATACTTGTATTTTCGCCAGCTCCATTTCTTGAAGCCTGTTTTGGAGGCTCGCCGACAAGTTTGGAAGCAGAAGTCAGGAGACTG CAGCATTTCTGGAAACCTTCGAGATAAGACCCAGGACAAAAAGTTGGAGCCAAAGTCATTTGCTACATTTACAATCCCAGAGTCAGGAGCTACACCTATTGTACCATTAATGGACAGTGCCCACCTGGAACAGCCCCAAAAAAGGAGAAGGCAGGAGAAAAAGTCCAATTGCACCCTGAATTCGCCTATAAGCTCCCACGGAGTTGTCAGGGAACATAAAGAGCTAGAGAAAGATGCAGACTATCACTTCTACATGTATATCATGGCTGTAACTAAAAGATTCTCTCCGGAGAAGAAGTGGGCTTTTAGAATGAAGATTATGGAGCTGCTGCAGATGCATTCTCTTCACCAGCATCCTTCTGCTTTCCATCCCTCCCACAACAACTACTCGTACACACCAGATGATCATATTTCCCCATCTACATACCCACCTGCTTACCCCCACTACTATCCCTATGAAACCTCTCATTCCTCCAGACACTCCCCAGAATCTAGTTATATTCATTCTAACCAGCACAATTCTTCAGACCCATCCATATTGTGTGCCCCTCCTAGTCAGCCACATTCGCCTAATGAATCTCCTTACCGGAGCCCCCTCTCCTGCTCTTCACAGACGCCTTCAAGCCAGGCCAGCATAGACACTGAAGGTGACAGCTCATTTTtggactattaa
- the LOC138665419 gene encoding uncharacterized protein isoform X2, with product MACTMHPADPQGGVQIHMQVEDGEIMCVKIKEEEIPADISLYGSSERNPPERRLRLQYSHGLKPEKEEERLNIVLVNTDPMIDGDSSYLDNKEEEIPIDFCPVASEPLGTHSHIVKKTSSSGRASTFSHTRKRPSAARISDSRGYIEVNSLITAVSHQPAIWDAKDPSYMDRLKRSHAWERVCQEVTDDWDDLHTKTKDRRLKDLQTRWRSLKDCYRRELQQQKKAEKSGGPAVKRKTYLYFRQLHFLKPVLEARRQVWKQKSGDCSISGNLRDKTQDKKLEPKSFATFTIPESGATPIVPLMDSAHLEQPQKRRRQEKKSNCTLNSPISSHGVVREHKELEKDADYHFYMYIMAVTKRFSPEKKWAFRMKIMELLQMHSLHQHPSAFHPSHNNYSYTPDDHISPSTYPPAYPHYYPYETSHSSRHSPESSYIHSNQHNSSDPSILCAPPSQPHSPNESPYRSPLSCSSQTPSSQASIDTEGDSSFLDY from the exons ATGGCCTGCACTATGCACCCAGCGGATCCTCAG GGTGGAGTTCAGATACATATGCAAGTCGAGGATGGAGAAATCATGTGTGTGAAGATTAAGGAGGAGGAGATACCTGCTGATATCAGCCTAT ATGGATCCAGTGaaagaaatccaccagagagacgCCTGAGACTTCAGTACTCACATGGCTTAAAGCCAGAGAAAgag gaGGAAAGATTGAATATTGTTCTAGTTAATACTGATCCAATGATTGATGGAGACAGCTCTTACTTGGATAATAAGGAAGAAGAAATTCCTATAGATTTCTGCCCCG TAGCATCGGAACCTCTTGGGACTCATTCACACATTGTTAAGAA GACAAGCAGTAGTGGCAGAGCCAGCACTTTCTCTCACACTCGAAAAAGGCCATCAGCCGCCAG gatatCTGACAGTCGAGGTTACATTGAAGTAAACAGTCTCATAACTGCTGTGTCCCACCAACCGGCCATCTGGGATGCCAAGGACCCCAGTTACATGGACCGGCTTAAGAGGTCCCATGCTTGGGAGCGTGTGTGTCAGGAAGTGACTGACGACTGGGATGACTTGCACACAAAAACCAAAGACCGGCGAT TGAAAGATCTTCAAACAAGATGGCGTTCTCTGAAGGACTGTTACAGGAGGGAGCTGCAGCAGCAGAAGAAGGCAGAGAAGAGCGGTGGACCAGCAGTAAAGAGGAAGACATACTTGTATTTTCGCCAGCTCCATTTCTTGAAGCCTGTTTTGGAGGCTCGCCGACAAGTTTGGAAGCAGAAGTCAGGAGACTG CAGCATTTCTGGAAACCTTCGAGATAAGACCCAGGACAAAAAGTTGGAGCCAAAGTCATTTGCTACATTTACAATCCCAGAGTCAGGAGCTACACCTATTGTACCATTAATGGACAGTGCCCACCTGGAACAGCCCCAAAAAAGGAGAAGGCAGGAGAAAAAGTCCAATTGCACCCTGAATTCGCCTATAAGCTCCCACGGAGTTGTCAGGGAACATAAAGAGCTAGAGAAAGATGCAGACTATCACTTCTACATGTATATCATGGCTGTAACTAAAAGATTCTCTCCGGAGAAGAAGTGGGCTTTTAGAATGAAGATTATGGAGCTGCTGCAGATGCATTCTCTTCACCAGCATCCTTCTGCTTTCCATCCCTCCCACAACAACTACTCGTACACACCAGATGATCATATTTCCCCATCTACATACCCACCTGCTTACCCCCACTACTATCCCTATGAAACCTCTCATTCCTCCAGACACTCCCCAGAATCTAGTTATATTCATTCTAACCAGCACAATTCTTCAGACCCATCCATATTGTGTGCCCCTCCTAGTCAGCCACATTCGCCTAATGAATCTCCTTACCGGAGCCCCCTCTCCTGCTCTTCACAGACGCCTTCAAGCCAGGCCAGCATAGACACTGAAGGTGACAGCTCATTTTtggactattaa